tGGGACCTATGTTATTGGAATTAATATATCTTTAATAGAGACTTATCAATTCAACATCACAAAAAGTCCGTCGACTAAatttagtaaatgaaaaaattccaaaacttgATTGTCTCTGTTTGGTATAAAAtgtagaaaatgattttttaatgtGGTTCTACAACTTAGGACTCATTTGATAATGTTGTtatagtaatattgtttaagtgttgtgaaaataagtgtgggtgaaaaaatattgtagaaatatatgttgtgttgtttaaacaacgaaaactgctatttaaacaatacaaccaaacaaaccctcAATTATCTTTGTTTAAACTTTATCTTTAGTCTCCATTCTCCAAGTACGTGGATATTTGAGACTTTACCAGCTTAGTGTCACAAACAAGGAAGTCAATTCCGTACCATACCGGTCGGTACCGTCGGAATATACCATAACGGCAAGCAAACTGGTACATATAACTCCCTTGTTTCGTACCGAAAAAAATACCAACcgtaccggccaatttcgggcaataccaaccagtacagaaaaaagttttttttttttatttaatttttgtaattttttttgaatttttgttagggcagaatggtaacttatttgcattaacttattaatattatttgttttcttagtatgcaatggtaacttttaagatttctattttttatattgtgttttttttttcttttaattgatactaaagtctaaaccatgaataattagttctgaattgaggaaatgttttatggtaaacttttatatttattataatatatacacacacacacacatacatacatacatacatacatatatatatatatatatatatttataaacataaaaaatagtggtaaacccgaaacggtataccggtattgaccggtattcgaaatatatcgtaccacTGGCCAAACCGATATAGCTTCCGGTACGATATTGACTTCTTTGGTCACAAAAAGTCTAGtccaaattttttgaaataaaaaaaatcccacaacTTGATTGTCTTTGTGGGGTttgaaaacattgaaaaatagaaaatcaaccTTTCTTGTAATCCAACTTGATTTTCGTGTTTgctctataaaattaaaatagtatgaATTCAATAGTCAATTATTAATATTCCATTTATTTTAACTGTAGGTGCTGGCATAGGCTTGATAGTCATGTTTATTTGCTGCTCTTGGCTGTACTTGataattaagaaaagaaatcttatCAAACTTAAAGAAAAGTTCTTCAAGCAAAATGGTGGGATAGTGTTACAATACCAACTTTCTAGACAAGAAAATTCAACTGAAACTGCCAAAATCTTTACCATAGAAGAGCTTAAGAAGGCAACCAATAATTATGACGAAACTCTAATCATTGGTCAGGGAGGGTTTGGTACTGTTTATAAAGGGCTTTTATCAGATGATCGTATTGTGGCCATCAAGAAATCCAAAATGGTAGATCAAAGCCAAATTGAGCAATTCATCAATGAGGTAGTTGTACTTTCCCAAATTAATCATAGGAATGTGGTTAAACTATTGGGTTGTTGTTTGGAGACATCAGTTCCTTTATTGGTCTACGAATTCGTAGCTAATGGCACCCTTTTTGAGTACATACATAATGAAAGCAAGGTGTCCACTTTATCATGGGAAGTTTGTCTTAGGATAGCTACAGAAACAGCAGAAGCACTATCATATTTGCACTCTGCAGCTTCTACACCTATAATCCATAGAGATGTCAAGTCTTCAAACATTTTGCTTGATAGTAGTTACACAGCAAAGGTATCAGATTTTGGAGCTTCGAGATTGATCCCACTAGACCAAACAGAAGCAGCAACAATGGTGCAAGGAACTATTGGATACCTAGACCCAGAATACTTGCACACAAGTCAATTGACTGAGAAAAGTGATGTTTATAGCTTTGGAGTGGTCCTTGTAGAGCTATTGACAGGGAGAAAGGCACTTTCATTTGATAAGCCCGAGATGGAGAGAAGTCTAGTTACGTATTTTCTCCTTTCTTTGAAAGAGAATAGATTGTTTGAAGTTCTTGGGAAACATATAGCAAAAGAAGGCAATGCCGAGCAATTGAAGGAAGTGGCAATTCTTGCAAAGAAGTGCCTAAAATTGAAAGGGGAGGATAGACCTACTATGAAGGAAGTAGCAACAGAATTGGAGGGTTTGCGAAAGATGGAAAAGCATTCATGGGTCAATTTTGATTCGAACTCTGATGAGATTGAGCACTTGCTTGCTGAGACATCAAATTCTAGCAATTATGATGTTAGGAATAAAAGTATTGGTGTATATGACAGTGTCAAAGACCATGTAATATTGGACTTTGATAATGGAAGATAATCTTAGAGGATGATAGCCTATATTTAGTAGTGgtaattttgtagtttcttgtaTTTACACTCATCAATGAtgtcccttttttcttttcttttttttttttcttttttttttttcagaactTTATCCTAAACTAAGAGTGGTGAGAAGAATAAACTTGCAAATGAATATCATATTGATTTTCTTTCATATCCTCCTTTATAAATATTACTCTTTAATAGTTTATACATCCATGAATGTAGAACGTATCATGTCTATCCATTAAGTCTTCCCTTGAAACAAGAGATTGTAATTAAGATATATGCTATCTTGAATGGACACTACTCACATCAATAAAACCCATATGCCAGAAGGTTTATGGGTGAAGTTATATTTGATGAATTCCACTAATATAACAATTTTgttcaatataatttttaacaatttttgttaaatataaattaacaattttcATCAACATTATTCAACTGTAACTAAAGATATAAATCACTTACTTCCCAACGTACACAAATTTTAGAAGTTACATACCCTCCccttttatagatttttttttcaactatttaAATCTATTAATAAAGTTTATTATTATGCATAAAAAAGAGGAAACTACACTTTTTTCCTCTAAACTATACCTCATTTTATACTTACCCTTATAAACTATCATAACCTCTGAGCACGTGCATGAGACTCTTCTACTTTTTGAGTAAGAGTTAATTtagaacatttattataatttgagatcattacattttccaattacaacaaaaaaaaaaaaaaacctaggggtgtaaTGAGTATTAGATCTCATGTACAGCAGCAGGTCAAAAATGCGCCGCAATAGGCGACATATAGCGGCGGTTTTTGCACCCGCCGCAATAGCTCAGTTTTCTTGTAGtgataatttttcatcacactcctaggttttttttgtgattggaaaatatagtaatcttaaattataataaatgctctaaattaactctTACCCAAAAGATAGAAGAGCTTACGCGCGTGTTTCAAAAGTAGTATTTCAtgataaaattactttttattatttatatgaaatacattgatgtttttttttttttttgagaaaattaaatactttgatcttttttttttagaaaaaaattaaatactttgATCTTGATCTACGTAATTGCAAGTTGCAACAACAACCATCCCGTCACTTCGGTAGTAGAATAAGGGCTGGATATTTGCTATCACCAAAAACAAGTTCGTGGCAGTTGGCTGTGACACTTACGCATACCTCAATGGTGTTCTCAACGGTGAACCGTTTTCCATCGGCTGCCTGTCCAAATGTACTAACAACACACACAATATAGTAGATGGAACTTGCTCTGGGATTGGGTGTTGCCAGATAGATATTCCTACAGGTTTGAGAAATATTAATTTTGCAGCATATAGCTTTTATAGCCACAAAGAGGTCTGGTCTTTCAACCCATGCAGCTTTGCCTTTATTATCCAAAGAGGCGAGTTCAATTTCTCCGCAGCTTATCTAACCAGTCTACAAAACAATAGAACCCTTCCAATGGTTCTTGATTGGGCAATTGGTAATGACACATGTGAAGTTGCTCTGAACAAAGGGAATTACATATGTGGAGCAAATAGCAATTGTTCTAATCGCACCAACGGACCTGGGTACCGTTGCAAGTGCAAGGAAGGTTATGAGGGGTACCATTCCTCCAAGAGGGTTGCCAaggtatatttttcaatttacttATATATCTGCAGAACAATTTTTCAGGAACaattaaggaaagaaaaacaacaaaacacatttttaacaaatttctaACATATATATTGTATTACAATACGTTCCACGTTTCATTTTGGTTTCAGTAGTTTGTCATTGCTTTAAATTATTGTACATCTCAGTTacttataattgatttttttttttttttttacaattacagACATTAACGAATGTGTTTTTTAAAGACCTCAATGAGTACTGCAAAAGCAATCAAGATTGTATTAATGAACCCGGACGTTATCATTGCTCGTGCATCGGGGGATATATACCATGCAGACTGTTAATGtctattatgttatgggctttaggtccaattaggttacttgtatagcacacttgtacttgtactacattctacctgtactgcacacatatgcctcctatataaaggcagtgatgtatattcttttatttatgaaatacaatacaattattctgtatttctaacatggtatcagagccactgctctgatCCTTTGGTGTGCCGCTCTTAAGCAGTCTTGTCTTCTTGGGTGTCCTCTGTAGCCGTTTTTGTGAGCAGCACCGCTACCTTCATCGCGACTCCAGTACATCAAAGACCACTGCCTTGCCGCCACCACTGCTTCCGCTTCTCCGATCAGACCACAGATAGCATCATTGGAAAGTAGTCTCTCCGATCTGCCGTTCTGTGAAAATTTCGTCTTCATCGGACCTCCcacgcgcccccacgcgccGCCAGAATTCTCGGCGTCACAgccacgcgccgccacgcgcAGCCTGTCTTTGTCACGCGCTTCCACGCGCCGGATCTGTCCGCTGACGTCATCACCtgtgccacgtcagccctagctgCGTCAGCATCCACTGATCTGCTGACGTCATCGCCACGTCATCTTGTGACGTCATCTTCcgaccgttgaccgttgacttttgaccagagttgactttttgcagtccGGGtcctccttacccagtttttcgcgtagatttcatttttgcgctccatttttgcatattttgcttcaaaatgaggaataaggacaagtcttctacctcttgcaacaatcgtcgccgacaatccaacaaacgtttttgcaatttttgcaaacgttttagccataatattgagacttgctatcaacgcaacaaatcagctgtttccatttctgctgctactgttgctaacactgagagtgtccaacctatggctcccgtctctgcaaagtctcagtcttctggatccactttcaccatttccaaagatgaccttataaatatcatcgccaatgtcattcgtacggttggtaatgcatcttattcctcttctctctcagctttatctggtatgtctcctacctcttggcttatggattctgcttgttgcaatcacatgacacctcactcgtccttattttctgaccttaaacctgcatcgcaccctcttaatattcgcacagcaaatggttccacaatgtctggtcataatataggttccgttgtgacctccaatctctcggttcctggagtctttaatattcctgacctttcttataatttattttctgttggacaattagctgagttgggttatcgcattatctttgattattctgggtgtattgtgcaggatccgaggacgggacaaGAGCTTGGGACTGGTCtcagagttgggcgtatgtttcccgtggacaaccttcgtcttccacttgttgctcctgtttctgttgctgcagctgctacagcttcttcaattccttcccttgcactttggcatgctcgacttggtcatgcatcctcctctcgggtacaacaattagcttttagaggtttgttaggttcagtgtctacaaaaaattttgattgtgtttcgtgccaattaggaaaacaaccagctttgcccttcaatactagtgaatcaatatccactaatatctttgaccttattcattctgatgtttggggcccttcttctgtctctagtattggtgggtctcgatattttgttgtctttgttgatgattactctcgctatagctggatttttaatatgaaacatcgttctgaattattgcaagtatattctaattttgcaaaaatggttgaaacttaattttccaaacgcatcaaaatttttcgatctgataatgctcttgaatagacccaatatgctttccaagctgttttgcattcctatggcactattcatcaactaacttgtccaggtacctctcagcaaaatggtagagccgaacggaaacttcgtcatattcttgacactgttcgtgctcttcttctctctgtcaaagttcctgctcctttttggggcgaagttgctcttcatgctgttcatactattaatcgcattccgagtccggttatccaaaatcaaactccatatgagcgcctttttgggtcatctCCAGattatcaccaccttcgctcctttggttctgcttgtttcgttcttcttcagccacatgagcataacaaacttgagcctcggtcaaggctttgttgttttcttggctatggcgaaactcaataggggtatcggtgttatgaccctgtctctcatcgtcttcgtgtttcccgcaatgttgtcttttgggaacatcgcctctttgtcgagctctctcactttcgtgcctccctatcttcctcctctgttttagatctttttccagatgaggcacatattccttctgtagctgctcctgatcctcctgtagttgctcctgattctcttgtagacttctctgtccaaccaccagatatcactgatccctttcctagttcaccctttaatgaacaggtggaagatgaacaagttgaagacgagctacccaaccccaaccctgagcttgggtcccctgctcctgcttcgcctgaagatcttgcacaagacattccacctcgtcactcaactcgagtaagatctattcctacacatttacttgactatcattgttacactgctcttgctacattacatgagcctcacacctatcgtgaggcttccactgaccctttatggcagattgcaatgaaagaggaacttgatgcattatctaaaaaccatacttgggatttggtgacactccctcccgggaaatctgtggttggttgtaagtggatttacaagattaagactcgctctgataggtccattgagcgctacaaagctcgtcttgttgcaaaaggttttacacaggagtatgggattgattatgaagagacctttgctccggttgctcgtatctcatctgtccgtgccctcttagctgttgctgctgcccgtaaatgggatctttttcagatggatgtcaaaaatgcattccttaatggggatttacatgaagaagtttatatgcaacctcctcctggtctctctgttgactcaaataaggtttgttaccttcgacgtgcactttatggccttaaacaagctccacgagcttggtttgccaaattcagctctaccatctctcatttgggttacatggccagtcattatgattctgccttatttcttcgtcgcactgacaaagacactattttacttctcctgtatgtggatgatatgatcataactggtgatgacctcagtggcattcaagaactcaagaattttctcagtcagcaatttgagatgaaagatcttggacatctcagctacttcttgggtcttcaaatcactcattctactgatggactttatcttactcaagctaaatatgcttctgaactcttgtctcgagctggactcactgatagcaagactgttgacactccagttgagcttaatgcgcatctgactccctcaggggggaaaccattgtctaatccctctctttacagacgattggttggcagcctagtttatctcacagttactcgtccagacatctcctatgctgttcatcaggtgagccagtatctgtctgctccacgatcaactcactatgctgctgttctgcgcattcttcgatacttgaagggcaccctctttcatggccttttctactcagctcagtctcctcttgtactccgtgcattctctgatgctgattgggcaggagatcctactGATTGTAGGTCTACTACAGGTTActgttttctccttggttcttctttaatttcttggtgaagtaagaaacaaacttttatgGCCCGCTCCAGTAATGAAGCAGAGTATCGTGCTCTTgttgataccacatctgagctcctttggttacgatggctccttaaggatttgggtgtgtccacctcctctgctactcccctttattgtgacaaccagagtgccattcatattgctcataatgatgtctttcatgaacggactaaacacatcgagattgattgtcattttatccgttatcatcttgtccatggtgctcttaagcttttctccgtctcctccaaagatcaacttgcagatatcttcaccaagtcacttcctaagggacgcactcgtgatttggttgacaacctcaagttggtctcacatccaccttgagtttgaggggggctgttaatgtctattatgttatgggctttaggcccaattaggttacttgtatagcacacttgtacttgtactacattctacttgtactgcacacatatgcctcctatataaaggcagtgatgtatattcttttatttatgaaatacaatacaattattctgtatttctaacacAGACGGTGAGGCATGTGTAGCTGATCAACCTGCTCCTAAATCATCACTTGCAATTAACCTCTCAATTGgtaagtatataattttttttttgagtaaacagtaatacttattagaacacacacaaaaatagtaatattagtattttaaacaTCCAATATGAGATAAACATCCCTATTAAAGTTAGGGATGTTTATTTCACATTGGTTGTGTATGTCTAGTATCCACTGTTTATAAACCTagtctacaactacaaaggttagatcatt
This genomic stretch from Quercus robur chromosome 4, dhQueRobu3.1, whole genome shotgun sequence harbors:
- the LOC126723227 gene encoding wall-associated receptor kinase 2-like — encoded protein: MGFHSTLVQVIWVGVMLTTIMAAAEAAAMAYPLALPNCSDTCGDVKIPYPFGTTEGCYRNESGDYFFIDCSNSYGQPQPTIGNLNVSNISIEGGDMDIMMYSSINCYNQSGTPLSNNTKPWLQVPSTFTVSVTKNKFAAVGCDTYAYLNGVLNGEQFSIGCLSKCTNNTHNIVDGTCSGIGCCQIDIPEGLRNINFAAYSFNGHKEVWSVNPCSFAFIIQRDEFSFSSAYLTSLQNNRTLPMVLDWAIGNDTCEVALNKGNYICGANSNCSNHTNGSGYRCNCKEGYEGNPYLKEGCQDINECVSKDLNDCKSNQDCINEPGRYHCSCIGGYHADGEACVADQPAPKSSLAINLSIGAGIGLIVMFICCSWLYLIIKKRNLIKLKEKFFKQNGGIVLQYQLSRQENSTETAKIFTIEELKKATNNYDETLIIGQGGFGTVYKGLLSDDRIVAIKKSKMVDQSQIEQFINEVVVLSQINHRNVVKLLGCCLETSVPLLVYEFVANGTLFEYIHNESKVSTLSWEVCLRIATETAEALSYLHSAASTPIIHRDVKSSNILLDSSYTAKVSDFGASRLIPLDQTEAATMVQGTIGYLDPEYLHTSQLTEKSDVYSFGVVLVELLTGRKALSFDKPEMERSLVTYFLLSLKENRLFEVLGKHIAKEGNAEQLKEVAILAKKCLKLKGEDRPTMKEVATELEGLRKMEKHSWVNFDSNSDEIEHLLAETSNSSNYDVRNKSIGVYDSVKDHVILDFDNGR